The Streptomyces rubrogriseus genomic sequence CCGTGATGCACGGCTTCTCCTACGCGAGTGCCCCGGAGGCCCAGTGGCCCGGCTTCGCCGCGTTCAGCCCCTACAACGGAGCGCCGGGATACGGCGAGTCGTGGGGGCCGCGGCAGCCGACCTGGCGGCACGCCGGGGACATCGCCGGCTACCTCGGACGCGTCCACGCCGTCCTGCAGTCGGGCACCGCCCGCGCGGACGTCGCCGTCTTCCGGCAGACCGGCTACACGGCCACGGGCATCGGCGCGTCCTGGTTCACCTCGACCGGTGTCCCGCTCGGCTGGACGCACCAGTTCCTCAGCGGCCCGCTCCTCGACCTGCCGAACGCGACGGTCTCCGGCGGCCGGCTCGCCCCCGAAGGACCGGCCTACAAGGCGCTCTTCGTCGAGGGCGACTTCTTCTACGGCTCCACCCCGACCCTCGCCCTCGACGACGCCCGCAGGATCCTCGGATTCGCGCAGGCCGGGCTGCCCGTGGTGCTCCTCGGCGCCTTCGACCAGGCGCTGACCCCGGGCGTGCCGGCGACCGGTGAGACCGAGCGGCTGCGCGACGTCCTCGCCCGCCTGCTCGCGCTGCCGGGCGTCGTCCGGGTCACCGAGAAGACCGCGGTCGGCGACGCCCTCGCCGAGCTCGGTGTCACCCCGGACGTACGGCACTCCGTACCCTCGACGCTCCTGAACGCCCACCGGGCCACGGCGGACGCCGACTACTACTACCTGGTCAACGGCAAGCACGCCGAGACCGTCAAACCGCCCGTGGCCGCGATCGACCACGACGTCACACTGCGCCGCACGCGAGGCGGCGACGCGGTGCCGTACCTCCTCGACCCCTGGACGGGCCGGGTGGTACGGGTGGGCCGGTACACCCAGGACGGCCGGGACGTGACCCTCCGGGTCGCCCTGCGACCGGGCCAGACGCTCGTCGTCGCGCTGGGACGGCCGGGACTCCTCGGCGACCGGCACGGCAACCGCCCGCACGCCCTCTCCTCGGAGGCCGACGAGGTGCTGTTCACCGAACGCGGCCTCACCGTACGGGCCGCCGCGGCCGGCACCTACCGCACGCGGCTGTCCCGGGGGCGGACCGTCACCACCACCCTCCCCGCGGTCCCCGGCCCGATCGAACCGGGCCGCTGGCGCGTCGAGGTCGAGGACTGGCGTCCCGGTGACCGCCCGACCCGCACCGAGAAGGAACGCCGCACCCTGACGCTCGACACCCTGCTGCCCTGGTCGAGCATCCCGGAACTGGAGGACTGCGCGGGCATCGGCCGCTACCGCACCACGGTCACCCTCCCCGGCGACTGGAGCGCGGCCCACGGCGCACTCCTGGAGCTGGGGCAGGTGGCCGACACCTTCCGGGTGCGCGTCAACGGCCGCGACGCGGACCCGGTCGACCGGCTCGGCCCCGTCGTCGACGTGGGTCCGCTGCTGCGCAGGGGCGCGAACACCATCGAGATCGAGGTCGCGACGCCCCTCGTCAACCGGCTCCGGGTGAGCCGCCCGGAGGTCTTCGGCGGGCTCACCCGCCAGGAGTACGGGCTGGTGGGACCGGTCCGGCTGGTCCCGTACGCGCAGCGGACGGTCTGACTCCGACCGGATTGAACGATTCAAAATGACGCGGACGGTGCCCAGGCCCGTCCGCGTCGAGTCATGCCCGCTCAGCGTCCGCCGACTTGTGCTGCCAAGGGACTTATGAGGCGTCAGCCGGTTCTTGTGAGAACCCTTGACGCTCCTGGTGGTGCCACTTAGCGTCTCCGTCGAATCGAGTAAAACGATTCAATCGAAGGGAGCTGAGCCCCGCACCATGCCCGCACCGCACAGCAGACCCGTCCCCTCCCGACGCCAGGTCCTGTTCACCGCGTCGGCCGCCGCGGCCGCCACCGCGATCCCGACCGCACCCGCCGGGGCGGCCCCCACCGCACCCGCCGCGCCGAGCCCCGTCGAGCGCCGCCGCGGCACCCCGGCCGACGGACGGCACGCGGCGCCCACGCCCCGCGCTGGACGCCTTCCCGCTCTCGGCCGTCCG encodes the following:
- a CDS encoding glycosyl hydrolase — translated: MHELVSQRGGMSRRAVLAAAVTAGVTATAVTASPGAAALPTGPAADRASGPARWFTDPARSVRPKFRWWWPDGMVDPDEVAREIDQIADAGFGGAEIAAVHHSIRDKSLLDTAHHGWGSRPWRDGVEAALRRAVRRGLTVDLTLGPSWPVAVPGVTPDDEAAAQELAHGHTALAAGATYRGPVPAPVHEAATGVRAQRLLAVQAARVDPANSTRKETGLDPDSVRDLTDTVTDGGLTWTAPADGEWMLISYWQRGSGQQPESGPHSAPAAFVVDHLSAAGTTAVTDYWERHVLTGSLRRLLKAAGGAFFEDSVELESEGLVWTARLPEAFEQRTGRPLLPWLPALVLDDSNQVFAFEAQLTRQIRHDFWATVSDLFNRHHVGALKGWAHSLGMTLRAQPYGLQTDAIATAAILDIAEGESLGFKNLDDYRCLAGGRDMAGHTVLSCEAGAYNGSAYGTTWDRVLRTMGGAYAAGVNQTVMHGFSYASAPEAQWPGFAAFSPYNGAPGYGESWGPRQPTWRHAGDIAGYLGRVHAVLQSGTARADVAVFRQTGYTATGIGASWFTSTGVPLGWTHQFLSGPLLDLPNATVSGGRLAPEGPAYKALFVEGDFFYGSTPTLALDDARRILGFAQAGLPVVLLGAFDQALTPGVPATGETERLRDVLARLLALPGVVRVTEKTAVGDALAELGVTPDVRHSVPSTLLNAHRATADADYYYLVNGKHAETVKPPVAAIDHDVTLRRTRGGDAVPYLLDPWTGRVVRVGRYTQDGRDVTLRVALRPGQTLVVALGRPGLLGDRHGNRPHALSSEADEVLFTERGLTVRAAAAGTYRTRLSRGRTVTTTLPAVPGPIEPGRWRVEVEDWRPGDRPTRTEKERRTLTLDTLLPWSSIPELEDCAGIGRYRTTVTLPGDWSAAHGALLELGQVADTFRVRVNGRDADPVDRLGPVVDVGPLLRRGANTIEIEVATPLVNRLRVSRPEVFGGLTRQEYGLVGPVRLVPYAQRTV